The Rhinopithecus roxellana isolate Shanxi Qingling chromosome 9, ASM756505v1, whole genome shotgun sequence genome contains a region encoding:
- the RBIS gene encoding ribosomal biogenesis factor, translating to MGKNKLRGPKSRNVFHIASQKNFKAKNKAKPVTTNLKKINIMNDEKVNRVNKAFVNVQKELAHFSKGPSVEPLQKELIPQQRHESKPVNVDEATKLMALL from the exons ATGGGCAAGAACAAATTAAGAGGGCCAAAGTCCAGGAATGTATTTCACATAGCCAGCCAAAAAAACTTTAAggctaaaaacaaagcaaaaccagtTACCACTAATCTTAAGAAG ataAACATTATGAATGATGAAAAAGTTAACAGAGTAAATAAAGCTTTTGTAAATGTACAAAAGGAACTTGCACATTTCTCAAAAGGCCCTTCGGTTGAACCTCTGCAGAAAGAATTG ATTCCTCAGCAGCGTCATGAAAGCAAACCAGTTAATGTTGATGAAGCTACAAAATTAATGGCTCTGTTGTAA